Proteins found in one Paenibacillus borealis genomic segment:
- a CDS encoding NAD-dependent epimerase/dehydratase family protein — translation MNIFVTGATGKVGSRFVPRLLQRGHHVKLLIRDAAKADWLREQGAEIVEGELLQPEHYVEALRGIDVVFHLAAQFRGVDENTTWISNFDGSIALAKAVLEAGVPRFVFASTNNVYGSGSLTGPSQEDDELKPAFAYPQSKAKAEAALLQLHREQGLGLRIVRLPFVYGERDPHITEFLPLVGNWNPAKRMHMAHHADVGQALLLAASADGIDGRIYNVGDDAPVSIAELQKLHHFEISPGAQQQEFNPWEGIIDTTRIRDELHYRPIFPSFYTARDAGAL, via the coding sequence ATGAATATATTTGTAACTGGAGCCACCGGTAAAGTAGGAAGCCGTTTTGTTCCGCGACTGCTGCAGCGCGGTCATCATGTTAAGCTGTTAATTAGGGATGCTGCCAAGGCGGATTGGCTCCGGGAGCAGGGGGCGGAAATTGTAGAAGGCGAGCTTCTGCAGCCGGAGCATTATGTGGAGGCTCTCCGGGGGATTGATGTTGTGTTTCATCTGGCAGCACAGTTCCGCGGCGTAGACGAGAACACCACCTGGATATCCAATTTCGATGGCAGCATCGCTCTGGCCAAGGCAGTGCTGGAGGCGGGTGTGCCAAGGTTTGTTTTTGCCAGTACTAACAATGTCTACGGCTCCGGAAGTCTCACGGGACCCAGTCAGGAGGATGACGAGCTGAAGCCTGCGTTTGCTTATCCGCAGTCCAAAGCTAAGGCTGAGGCAGCGCTGCTGCAGCTTCACCGCGAACAGGGATTAGGCCTGCGCATTGTAAGGCTGCCTTTTGTCTATGGGGAGCGGGATCCGCATATCACAGAATTCCTGCCGCTCGTAGGCAATTGGAATCCGGCGAAAAGAATGCATATGGCGCACCATGCAGATGTGGGTCAGGCCCTGCTGCTCGCAGCTTCCGCAGATGGGATAGACGGCCGGATCTACAACGTCGGCGACGACGCACCGGTCTCCATTGCAGAGCTGCAGAAGCTGCATCATTTTGAAATTTCCCCGGGAGCGCAGCAGCAGGAATTCAATCCATGGGAGGGTATCATCGATACCACTCGGATCAGGGATGAATTACATTACCGGCCGATTTTCCCATCATTCTATACGGCACGGGATGCAGGTGCGCTTTAA
- a CDS encoding class I SAM-dependent methyltransferase encodes MLKSLQAIEAYREGGRLPGEGCLWLEYIVQAEQTIVNLERVESLQGLEQQNPVLDYVERSLRVLDSLPLSYWIRELAEETLIWSETAKGGTIRQRRGWQDEGINIFVHNIGSAQLYQRNADREQANEVSADKRLIVHRLIETHGLIGQQIRGEVPPSVNLPLSGLVEQGLLTADELERLLFALNHCIISAVAPELWQEVRPQVMELIAVISSGNLHAEVPMKERLRRMRSGSIAQGEDYETEWSSLVQEGFNPAVLEPLQPVTFWYVESALQTFSLEQFLKVVSLSASSDLSALNHISFEAVMNSIYYDYKGSKKINVYKKRIIEKYLSELDWTEIYSGEQLSVNPHLSHRLLRKEHLPDTLFFNFEFSPAAEKLIEFCIEAEKSALYERAVLLLFDLFGLRRDAFDRFHNEDTYLSQMNDTADYKAVILDYVTGRKVLDIGPGGGVLLDLIEERMPDVIPVGIDISSNVIEALRQRKQREDRGWEVLQGDALNLKDYVEAGTVDTVIFSSILHELYSYVPLNGKKFNHATVAAALTSAFGVLADGGVIIIRDGIMSEPEEEQRRVRFLEDDGMAWLERYAKDFAGRSIRYEQLGAQEVLMPVNDAMEFLYTYTWGEEAYIHEVQEQFGYFTPSQYAAFIEQTLGPQAKIEVFRHYLQEGYTEALQERIVMMDESGQAVALPDSTCFIVIRKAG; translated from the coding sequence ATGCTGAAATCATTGCAGGCTATTGAAGCGTACCGTGAAGGAGGAAGGCTCCCCGGTGAAGGCTGTCTCTGGCTGGAATATATCGTTCAGGCTGAGCAGACTATTGTGAACCTGGAACGGGTGGAGTCGCTGCAGGGACTGGAACAGCAGAACCCGGTGCTGGATTATGTAGAACGGAGTCTGCGTGTGCTGGACAGTCTGCCGTTATCCTATTGGATCAGGGAATTGGCGGAAGAGACCCTGATCTGGTCGGAGACCGCCAAGGGCGGTACGATCCGGCAGCGCCGGGGCTGGCAGGACGAAGGCATTAATATATTTGTGCATAATATCGGTTCGGCGCAGCTGTACCAGAGAAATGCAGATCGTGAGCAGGCTAATGAAGTCTCTGCGGATAAGCGGCTGATCGTGCACCGGCTAATCGAAACGCACGGGCTGATCGGGCAGCAGATCCGCGGCGAGGTTCCTCCCTCGGTCAATCTTCCATTGTCCGGACTGGTGGAGCAGGGACTGCTGACCGCAGATGAGCTGGAGCGGCTGCTGTTCGCGCTGAATCACTGCATTATCTCTGCCGTAGCCCCGGAGCTGTGGCAGGAGGTTCGACCTCAGGTGATGGAGCTGATCGCTGTAATCTCCTCGGGGAATCTGCATGCTGAAGTGCCGATGAAGGAGCGTCTGCGGAGAATGCGCTCCGGCTCTATCGCACAGGGCGAGGATTATGAGACGGAGTGGAGCAGTCTTGTGCAGGAAGGGTTCAATCCCGCGGTGCTTGAGCCGCTGCAGCCTGTCACCTTCTGGTATGTGGAATCCGCGCTGCAGACCTTCTCGCTGGAGCAGTTTCTGAAAGTAGTGAGTCTCTCGGCAAGCAGTGATTTGTCCGCTCTGAACCATATCAGCTTCGAAGCGGTAATGAACAGCATTTATTATGACTACAAGGGCAGCAAGAAGATTAATGTGTACAAGAAACGGATCATTGAGAAGTACTTATCCGAGTTGGACTGGACAGAGATCTATAGCGGGGAGCAGCTTTCCGTCAATCCGCATCTGTCGCACCGGCTGCTGCGGAAGGAGCATTTGCCTGATACGCTGTTCTTCAATTTCGAATTCTCTCCGGCTGCTGAGAAGCTGATTGAATTCTGCATAGAGGCCGAGAAGTCGGCGCTGTATGAGCGGGCGGTGCTGCTGCTGTTCGACCTGTTCGGTCTGCGCCGTGATGCGTTCGACCGCTTCCATAACGAGGATACGTACTTAAGCCAGATGAATGATACGGCAGATTATAAGGCGGTCATCCTGGATTACGTCACCGGCCGCAAGGTGCTGGACATCGGGCCAGGCGGCGGGGTGCTGCTGGATCTGATCGAGGAGCGGATGCCGGATGTGATTCCGGTGGGCATCGATATCTCCAGCAATGTCATTGAAGCGCTGCGGCAGCGCAAGCAGCGGGAGGACCGCGGCTGGGAGGTGCTGCAGGGCGATGCCCTGAACCTGAAGGATTACGTGGAGGCAGGCACGGTCGACACGGTGATATTCTCATCCATTCTGCATGAGCTGTATTCCTATGTGCCGCTGAACGGGAAGAAGTTCAATCACGCGACAGTTGCGGCTGCGCTAACCAGCGCCTTCGGGGTGCTGGCAGACGGCGGAGTCATTATTATCCGCGACGGTATAATGAGTGAGCCGGAGGAGGAGCAGCGGAGAGTGCGGTTTCTGGAGGATGACGGCATGGCGTGGCTGGAGCGGTATGCGAAGGATTTTGCCGGCCGGAGTATCCGGTATGAGCAGCTTGGCGCGCAGGAGGTGCTCATGCCGGTGAATGATGCCATGGAGTTCCTATACACGTATACGTGGGGGGAAGAAGCCTACATCCATGAGGTACAGGAGCAGTTCGGATACTTCACGCCTTCGCAGTATGCTGCGTTTATTGAGCAGACGCTGGGACCGCAGGCGAAGATCGAAGTCTTCCGCCATTACCTGCAGGAGGGCTATACGGAGGCGCTGCAGGAGCGGATCGTGATGATGGATGAGAGCGGGCAGGCGGTCGCACTGCCGGACAGCACCTGCTTTATTGTAATCCGTAAGGCGGGCTGA
- a CDS encoding nuclear transport factor 2 family protein, translating to MNQHVTLPSEVQEFYNTINQYQPEAFTQLFTPGASVKDNGKEIAGRDAIQAWGESELFSAKVRYTIMEIEEAGESIAVTAEMEGEFNKNRVPAPQLFRHEFKVRSGKISLLNITLK from the coding sequence ATGAATCAACATGTTACCTTGCCGAGTGAGGTACAGGAGTTCTACAATACCATTAACCAATATCAGCCTGAGGCCTTTACCCAATTGTTCACTCCCGGCGCCAGCGTTAAGGATAACGGCAAAGAGATTGCGGGCAGGGATGCTATACAGGCCTGGGGAGAATCAGAGCTGTTCTCAGCCAAGGTCCGCTACACGATCATGGAAATAGAAGAAGCCGGGGAGTCCATCGCTGTGACAGCAGAGATGGAAGGGGAGTTTAACAAGAACCGCGTTCCCGCTCCGCAGCTGTTCAGACACGAGTTCAAGGTGCGCAGCGGTAAAATCAGCTTACTTAACATCACGCTTAAGTAG
- a CDS encoding AraC family transcriptional regulator, translating into MDRTSQRLLKEDREHGDVMFPLAAYWIELPAGAPVLDTHWHEEAEFFLLLEGEILFQVDTDYFTLRPGEAVFIESGDIHAAYAVKDTPCRFCALVFHPDLLASAQYDTIQQTVILPLQEKRQSFPRHITSSVPWQGELLLHLERMVEAYDNKMPGFESFMKGTLLIMLSQIAPPGRSVNYSQSAGADSTKIDRLKKVILYIQDNYQEPIRTRDLSELIPMSEGQFCRFFKSMTRKTPVDYINSYRIRQAAALLQQSDRKISDIAMDAGFDNVSYFIKVFRKAMNCSPSEFRKGALPGGGQGQLYP; encoded by the coding sequence ATGGACCGCACATCACAGCGATTGCTCAAAGAAGACCGTGAACACGGGGATGTTATGTTTCCCTTGGCCGCCTATTGGATAGAGCTCCCGGCCGGAGCCCCTGTCCTGGATACCCACTGGCATGAGGAAGCGGAGTTCTTCCTGCTGCTTGAAGGCGAGATTCTCTTTCAGGTGGATACGGATTATTTCACGCTCCGCCCCGGCGAAGCCGTGTTTATTGAATCCGGTGATATTCATGCCGCCTATGCGGTTAAGGACACTCCCTGCCGGTTCTGCGCACTTGTCTTTCACCCCGATCTCCTGGCCAGCGCCCAATATGATACCATCCAGCAGACTGTAATTCTGCCGCTTCAGGAGAAACGCCAGAGCTTTCCGCGTCACATCACCTCCTCCGTACCTTGGCAAGGGGAGCTTCTGCTGCACCTGGAGCGGATGGTGGAGGCATATGATAATAAAATGCCCGGATTCGAGTCCTTTATGAAAGGAACTTTGCTGATCATGCTCTCACAGATTGCGCCGCCGGGACGTTCGGTGAACTACAGCCAGTCGGCAGGCGCTGATAGCACGAAGATCGACCGCCTGAAGAAAGTCATCCTCTATATCCAGGACAACTATCAGGAGCCGATCCGCACGCGTGATCTGTCCGAACTGATTCCGATGAGCGAGGGGCAGTTCTGCCGTTTTTTCAAAAGCATGACCCGCAAGACGCCCGTCGATTACATCAACTCCTACCGGATCCGCCAGGCCGCCGCCCTGCTGCAGCAGAGTGACCGCAAAATCTCCGATATCGCCATGGATGCCGGCTTCGACAACGTCAGCTATTTCATCAAAGTGTTCCGCAAAGCGATGAACTGCTCGCCTTCCGAATTCCGCAAGGGGGCTCTGCCGGGAGGCGGGCAAGGGCAGCTATACCCTTAA
- the yicI gene encoding alpha-xylosidase, which translates to MKFTDGLWLVRDGITINGAVQNYVVEKTEEGLTAITQTTPITGRAATLNSTLLTVKFHSPLPGVVGVKIIHNDGVIDRGPSFELTKGTGDHVQIEETEAQTVLISGGLRVVINKGTHWSVDFYRGDERITGSGYKSMAYITDQDGNTFMREELDIGIGEFVYGLGERFTAFVKNGQVVDLWNKDGGTSSEQAYKNVPFYVTSKGYGVFVNQPELVSYEIASEKVKKAQFSVAGESLEYFVIEGPTIKEVITKYTSLTGKPALPPAWTFGLWLTTSFTTDYDEATVNSFVEGMAERDLPLHVFHFDCFWMREYQWTDFQWDSRVFPDPVGMLKRLHEKGLKICVWINSYIGQRSPLFEEGKKNGYLLKKANGDVYQTDLWQAGMGLVDFTNPAACEWYAGYLRDLVDMGVDSFKTDFGERIPTDVVYFDGSDPNKMHNYYTQLYNKVVFEVLEEKLGKNEAAVFARSATAGGQQFPVHWGGDCYADYESMAESLRGGLSLGLSGFGFWSHDIGGFENTAPAHVFKRWLAFGLLSSHSRLHGSTSYRVPWAYDDEAVDVTRFFTKLKCSLMPYLYDVAGQAHEQGWASMRAMVMEFPEDPTCEVLDRQYMLGDSLLVAPIFQENGEVKYYLPAGRWTHLLNGETVVGGSWRKEKHDFFSLPLFVRQNSLLAVGSEDSRPDYDFAEGVKLSLYSLEDGKTTSATVRDINGAPELKVEAARSGSKVTVTAEGSGKAFTFAVKDLGAIASVEGAEQADETTVKVNAGAKSVSFTITLK; encoded by the coding sequence ATGAAATTTACAGACGGCCTTTGGCTGGTTCGCGACGGAATCACAATCAATGGTGCAGTTCAGAACTATGTTGTTGAGAAAACTGAAGAAGGCCTGACGGCTATCACGCAGACAACTCCGATTACTGGACGTGCAGCAACACTTAACTCAACGCTGCTTACCGTGAAATTCCATTCCCCGCTTCCGGGTGTAGTAGGGGTTAAGATTATTCATAATGACGGCGTTATCGACCGCGGTCCTTCTTTCGAATTGACCAAGGGAACAGGTGACCACGTTCAAATCGAAGAGACCGAAGCGCAGACTGTGCTGATCAGCGGCGGACTCCGCGTGGTCATCAACAAGGGAACTCACTGGTCGGTAGACTTCTACCGCGGCGATGAGCGCATTACAGGCAGCGGTTACAAATCGATGGCCTATATCACGGATCAGGACGGCAACACGTTCATGCGTGAAGAGCTGGACATCGGCATCGGCGAATTCGTATATGGTCTGGGCGAACGCTTCACTGCTTTTGTGAAGAACGGCCAGGTGGTTGACTTGTGGAACAAAGACGGCGGTACAAGCTCCGAGCAGGCCTACAAGAACGTTCCATTCTATGTGACCAGCAAAGGCTACGGCGTATTCGTGAACCAGCCTGAACTGGTTTCCTATGAAATCGCTTCTGAGAAGGTGAAGAAAGCCCAATTCAGCGTAGCTGGAGAGAGCCTGGAATACTTCGTCATTGAAGGGCCGACCATCAAAGAGGTTATTACCAAATATACTTCCCTGACCGGCAAGCCTGCGCTTCCACCGGCATGGACCTTCGGTCTGTGGCTGACCACTTCGTTCACTACGGACTACGATGAAGCTACGGTTAACTCCTTCGTAGAAGGAATGGCTGAGCGCGATCTGCCGCTGCATGTCTTCCACTTCGACTGCTTCTGGATGCGCGAATACCAATGGACCGATTTCCAGTGGGATTCCCGTGTGTTCCCGGACCCTGTGGGCATGCTGAAGCGCCTGCATGAGAAAGGGCTTAAGATCTGCGTCTGGATCAACTCCTACATCGGACAGCGTTCACCATTGTTTGAAGAAGGCAAGAAGAACGGCTATCTGCTCAAAAAAGCCAACGGAGACGTTTACCAGACGGATCTGTGGCAAGCGGGCATGGGCCTCGTGGACTTCACGAACCCTGCGGCTTGTGAATGGTATGCAGGGTACCTGCGTGATCTGGTTGACATGGGCGTAGACAGCTTCAAGACCGACTTCGGCGAACGTATTCCAACGGATGTTGTTTACTTCGACGGCTCCGATCCAAACAAAATGCATAACTACTACACACAGTTGTATAACAAGGTTGTCTTTGAAGTACTGGAAGAGAAGCTTGGCAAGAATGAAGCAGCCGTCTTCGCACGTTCGGCAACCGCCGGCGGGCAGCAGTTCCCGGTTCACTGGGGCGGTGACTGCTACGCTGACTACGAGTCCATGGCAGAAAGCCTGCGCGGCGGCCTGTCGCTCGGCCTGTCCGGCTTCGGCTTCTGGAGCCATGACATCGGCGGCTTCGAGAATACCGCTCCGGCGCATGTCTTCAAGCGCTGGCTGGCCTTCGGCCTGCTCTCCAGCCACAGCCGTCTGCACGGCAGCACCTCGTACCGTGTGCCTTGGGCTTACGACGACGAAGCCGTGGATGTTACCCGCTTCTTCACCAAGCTTAAGTGCAGCCTGATGCCTTACCTGTATGATGTAGCCGGACAGGCACATGAGCAGGGCTGGGCTTCAATGCGGGCGATGGTGATGGAATTCCCGGAAGATCCGACCTGCGAAGTGCTGGACCGCCAGTACATGCTGGGCGATTCCCTGCTCGTGGCTCCGATCTTCCAGGAGAACGGCGAAGTGAAATACTACCTGCCGGCTGGACGCTGGACGCATCTCCTGAACGGTGAGACCGTAGTGGGCGGATCATGGCGCAAAGAGAAGCATGACTTCTTCAGCCTGCCGCTGTTCGTACGCCAGAACTCCCTGCTTGCAGTGGGCAGCGAAGACAGCCGTCCGGATTATGATTTCGCTGAAGGCGTGAAGCTTAGCCTGTACTCCCTTGAGGACGGCAAGACTACATCGGCAACCGTTCGCGATATCAACGGCGCTCCTGAGCTGAAGGTAGAAGCTGCGCGCAGCGGCAGCAAGGTAACCGTAACCGCAGAAGGCAGCGGCAAAGCATTCACCTTTGCGGTGAAGGATCTCGGCGCTATCGCTTCAGTAGAAGGTGCTGAACAAGCAGATGAAACTACAGTGAAAGTAAACGCCGGAGCCAAATCCGTATCGTTCACGATTACGCTGAAATAA
- a CDS encoding SGNH/GDSL hydrolase family protein, whose amino-acid sequence MNNKVNTSVYSQSGFTSATALSAAANYIMNSPEPFTHTYRTYVRLRENGGLTLKFWHSNAVDSTWDLGAESAASEPGGEWSIEAAYVADGGAVPDGTVVSGSQVPVTFGGEASRNVAPGEQFWSDEALLELPEGHYLAFTWTLKTAAAGKSIPFNVEGMLVSGYDAPGNLAAQETAEAFSESDKLQVLPSFLGYKKDVTKKLVFLGDSITQGVRTAKDEYSYWAARIAEGLGTKYGLWNIGSGWGRAYDVATDGAWLHKAQQGDEVLMVLGVNDLDIGNRSAEELLNDLTHIISAIKEVRPKTAVILSTVPPFNFEGEREAAWRTVNAAILNSPPAGVDRVFDIAAVLSVPAPADHRIKPEYMSDEFDPHPNGTAGKAVAEAFLAWYGKNV is encoded by the coding sequence ATGAACAATAAAGTTAATACCAGTGTGTACAGCCAGTCTGGATTCACTTCGGCCACAGCGCTGTCCGCAGCTGCTAATTATATTATGAACTCGCCGGAGCCGTTCACCCATACCTACCGGACCTATGTGCGCCTGCGGGAGAACGGCGGCCTGACGCTGAAGTTCTGGCACAGCAATGCTGTGGATTCGACATGGGACTTGGGCGCGGAGTCAGCGGCCAGTGAACCGGGCGGGGAGTGGAGCATTGAAGCGGCATATGTAGCCGATGGCGGAGCCGTGCCGGATGGTACAGTTGTGTCAGGTTCGCAGGTTCCGGTAACCTTCGGTGGCGAAGCCTCGCGGAACGTTGCTCCGGGCGAGCAGTTCTGGAGCGATGAAGCGCTGCTGGAGCTGCCGGAAGGGCATTACCTGGCCTTCACCTGGACGCTGAAGACGGCAGCTGCCGGGAAGTCGATCCCCTTCAACGTGGAGGGGATGCTGGTCTCCGGCTACGATGCGCCGGGCAATCTGGCCGCTCAGGAGACAGCCGAAGCGTTCAGTGAATCGGACAAGCTGCAGGTACTGCCAAGCTTCCTGGGATACAAGAAGGATGTAACGAAGAAGCTGGTATTCCTGGGGGATTCGATTACGCAGGGAGTGCGGACCGCCAAGGATGAGTATTCCTATTGGGCGGCAAGAATTGCCGAAGGATTAGGAACGAAGTACGGGCTGTGGAATATCGGCTCCGGCTGGGGCCGGGCCTATGATGTCGCCACCGATGGAGCCTGGCTGCACAAGGCGCAGCAGGGCGATGAGGTGCTGATGGTGCTCGGAGTAAATGATCTGGATATCGGCAACCGCTCAGCAGAAGAGCTGCTGAACGACCTCACGCATATTATCTCCGCGATCAAGGAAGTGCGGCCTAAGACTGCCGTGATTCTCAGCACCGTGCCGCCGTTCAATTTCGAAGGGGAACGGGAAGCAGCTTGGCGCACTGTAAATGCGGCTATTCTTAACAGTCCCCCGGCCGGTGTAGACCGCGTGTTCGACATTGCCGCAGTGCTGTCTGTACCGGCTCCGGCAGATCATAGAATCAAGCCGGAGTATATGAGCGATGAGTTTGATCCGCATCCGAACGGCACCGCCGGCAAGGCGGTTGCCGAAGCATTTTTGGCCTGGTACGGCAAAAACGTGTGA
- a CDS encoding YjcZ family sporulation protein: MSGCGNVGGLFTSTTTILVLYILLVIILRTF; encoded by the coding sequence ATGAGCGGTTGCGGAAATGTCGGCGGACTTTTTACTTCTACCACTACAATCTTAGTCCTTTACATTCTGCTGGTGATCATTCTCAGAACATTCTAA
- a CDS encoding helix-turn-helix domain-containing protein: MKALIVDDEARVRKAVRLLVNWDAHQIDEILEAGNGNEAIGLIRREKPALVIMDMMMESGSGVELMTWVDEFAGNTKFIVVSGHDDFDFVRQTVRHGGIDYILKPIEADMINNAVSKAVAAWRSEEEERRHRQRQSLRLNEIKPIYGEKLLSALIDDKVNAEASLRRLNVDSIIPQSVQASRLILVQTDSGNNPLLKRFGGDSELMYYAIVNICNEFLQLQGKGIAFRYWGGPPEIAIILWDVEESVVELISRINQGIYRTLQFRMHFGISTAGAFPGELPAQRTEAAEALLRRNLLRHEDYCHFSPAAGAGGMAEDSRNSGGSGPEAPLNFADVQEDWRMAVISGTTEAISAAAQHWTHELSRRGVVTPQMLNSWKADALLFRSRLVREALGNQSDSVLAELEQADLLSPSPLPSGYSFSLFAWRDWSFALMQQLSQTLSARHMKERNPMTEIVKYIDQNYPSDLSLQEVAGKFYVSREYISRKFKQEYGINFSDYIGSVRIEKAKLLMQNPNLKLAQISEMVGFHDVKYFSKVFKKQVGCSPKDFRGQAEH, from the coding sequence ATGAAGGCACTTATTGTGGATGACGAAGCAAGAGTCCGGAAGGCCGTCCGGCTGCTGGTGAACTGGGATGCCCATCAGATTGATGAGATTCTGGAAGCAGGGAACGGCAATGAAGCCATCGGGCTGATCCGCAGGGAGAAGCCCGCGCTGGTGATTATGGATATGATGATGGAATCAGGGAGCGGTGTTGAGCTGATGACCTGGGTAGATGAATTCGCAGGCAACACCAAATTCATTGTTGTCAGCGGGCATGATGATTTCGACTTCGTGCGCCAGACCGTCCGCCACGGCGGCATTGACTATATTCTTAAGCCGATCGAAGCGGATATGATTAATAACGCAGTGTCCAAGGCGGTTGCCGCCTGGCGCTCCGAAGAAGAGGAGCGCCGCCACCGTCAGCGCCAGAGCCTCCGGCTGAATGAGATCAAGCCGATCTACGGGGAGAAGCTGCTCTCCGCGCTGATTGATGACAAGGTCAATGCCGAGGCCTCGCTGCGCAGGCTTAACGTTGACAGCATCATTCCGCAGAGTGTCCAGGCTTCGCGGCTGATCCTTGTGCAGACGGACAGCGGCAACAATCCGCTGCTCAAACGGTTCGGAGGCGACAGTGAGCTGATGTACTACGCCATCGTTAACATCTGCAATGAATTCCTGCAGCTGCAGGGCAAAGGCATTGCCTTCCGGTATTGGGGCGGGCCGCCGGAGATTGCCATCATTCTCTGGGATGTGGAGGAATCCGTTGTCGAGCTGATCAGCCGGATTAATCAGGGGATCTACCGCACCCTGCAATTCCGCATGCATTTCGGAATCAGCACCGCAGGTGCGTTCCCGGGAGAGCTGCCGGCGCAGCGCACGGAAGCCGCCGAAGCACTGCTCCGGCGGAACCTGTTACGGCATGAGGATTACTGCCATTTCTCCCCGGCGGCGGGCGCAGGCGGCATGGCGGAAGACAGCCGGAATTCCGGCGGCTCCGGGCCGGAAGCGCCGCTGAATTTCGCGGATGTCCAGGAGGACTGGCGGATGGCTGTCATCAGCGGAACCACTGAAGCCATCTCCGCCGCAGCACAGCATTGGACCCACGAGCTCAGCCGCCGGGGTGTCGTTACCCCGCAAATGCTGAATTCGTGGAAGGCGGATGCTCTCCTGTTCCGTTCCCGGCTGGTCCGGGAAGCGCTGGGCAACCAGTCGGACAGTGTGCTGGCGGAGCTGGAGCAGGCTGATCTGCTGAGTCCATCACCGCTGCCAAGCGGTTATTCCTTCTCCCTGTTCGCCTGGCGTGACTGGTCCTTTGCGCTGATGCAGCAGCTGTCCCAGACGCTCTCGGCCAGACACATGAAAGAGCGGAACCCGATGACGGAGATCGTTAAATATATCGATCAGAATTACCCGTCCGACCTCTCCCTGCAGGAGGTGGCCGGCAAATTCTACGTCAGCCGCGAATATATCTCGCGCAAGTTCAAACAGGAATACGGCATCAACTTCTCCGACTACATCGGCAGCGTCCGCATCGAGAAGGCCAAGCTGCTGATGCAGAATCCCAATCTCAAGCTGGCGCAGATCTCGGAGATGGTCGGCTTCCACGACGTCAAATATTTCAGCAAGGTCTTCAAGAAGCAGGTCGGCTGCTCGCCGAAGGATTTCCGGGGGCAGGCGGAGCACTGA